The nucleotide window TGAGGCGATTGTGACGTTCAACCTCTTGTCCATCACGAACCAATTCATTCATGCTGGTCGCGCTCCACACATCAGCAGAGACTTTCCAGTCTTTTTCCAGCAACTCCGCAGCCGCTTCCACTTCACGTAGAATCGTACCACTGCCCATAAGCTGTGCTTTAAGTTTGTGTTTACCGCCCGTTTTTAATTTATACAGACCTTTGATAATGCCCTCTTCGACACCTTCAGGCATATCAGGATGTTTGTAATTTTCATTCATCGCAGTGATGTAATAGAAGACATTTTCCTGCTTCTCATACATACGTTTCATACCATCATGAACGATAACCGCCATTTCGTAGGCATAGGTTGGGTCATAACTGATGCAGTTTGGAATGGCATTTGCCATCAACAGGTTGTGACCATCCTGGTGTTGTAAACCTTCACCATTGAGGGTCGTACGACCTGCAGTCCCCCCGATGAGGAAACCTTTAGCTTGAATATCACCCGCTAACCACCATAAATCACCTACACGCTGATAACCAAACATCGAGTAGTAGATATAGAACGGCACCATATTAACGTTGTAGTTACTGTAAGCCGTTGCAGCAGAAACCCATTCAGCCATTGAACCCGCTTCGTTAATGCCTTCTTCCAGAATCTGACCTTTGGTATCTTCACGGTACCACATGACTTTACCTGAATCTTCAGGCTCATAACGTTGACCAGAAGAGGAATAAATACCGACACTACGGAACAGACCTTCCATACCGAAGGTACGGGCTTCGTCTGGCACGATTGGCACAATATTCTTACCGATCTGTTTATCACGAATCAGTGCAGTTAAGACGCGAACAAACGCCATTGTGGTAGAAAGTTCACGATCACCGCTTGATTTCAGTACGGCATCAAACAGCTTTAATTCAGGAATTTTCAGTGCAGGTGCACTGTTATTACGTTTTGGTAAGAAACCACCCAACTCTTTACGACGTTCCAGTAAATATTTCTTCTCTGGGCTGTCATCTTTAAGCTTGATGAATGGGACTTTATCCACTTCTTCATCGGTTAAAGGAATATTGAAACGATCACGGAATCGTTTCATTTGTTCGATTTCCAGTTTCTTCTGTTGGTGTGTGGTGTTTTGGCCTTCACCGGCTTCACCCATACCGTAACCTTTTACGGTTTTAGCAAGGATAACTGTCGGTTGGCCTACATGGTCTACAGCTCGCTTATAAGCAGCGTAGATCTTTCTTGGATCATGACCACCACGACTCAAATGCCAGATATCCTCATCCGTCATGTCAGAAACCATTTCTAACAACTCAGGATATTTGCCAAAGAAGTGTTTACGAACGTAAGCACCATCTTTCGCTTTATAGTTCTGGTATTCACCATCAACCACTTCTTCCATACGTTTCAGTAGCAGGCCATTGGTGTCACGAGCTAGTAACTGATCCCAGCCACTACCCCATAAGACTTTAATGACATTCCAGCCAGCGCCACGGAATAAGGCTTCTAATTCTTGTATGATTTTACCGTTACCGCGAACAGGACCATCCAGACGCTGTAAGTTACAGTTAACTACATAGATAAGGTTATCCAGCTTCTCACGACCCGCAAGAGTGATCGCACCTAGTGATTCCGGCTCATCCATTTCACCATCGCCCAGATAAGCCCAGACATGACGGCCTTCTGTTTTAACGATATCGCGATGCTGCATGTATTTCATGAAGCGTGCTTGATAGATCGCGAGGATCGGACCTAAGCCCATTGACACGGTTGGGAACTGCCAATAATCAGGCATCAACCAAGGGTGTGGGTAAGAGGACAGACCTTTACCGTTTACTTCGAAACGGAAATTTTCTAATTGTTCTTCGGTCAGTCTGCCTTCAAGGAATGAACGAGCATAGATACCAGGTGATGAGTGGCCTTGAACAAAAACCATATCTGCACCGTTGCCATATTCATCACCTTTAAAGAAGTGGTTAAAGCCCACATCGTAAAGGGTGGCTGCTGATGAAAAGCTAGCAATATGACCACCGACAGAGCCGGGTTTCATATTAGCTTTCACTACCATCGCCATAGCATTCCAGCGAATATAAGATCTCAGCTTGTGTTCCATC belongs to Methylophaga thalassica and includes:
- the aceE gene encoding pyruvate dehydrogenase (acetyl-transferring), homodimeric type; this encodes MTDFVDHDPQETQEWLDALESVIEAGGEEKAHFIIEKLIDMARRTGINLPYSANTAYVNTIPVDQQERIPGDQAMEHKLRSYIRWNAMAMVVKANMKPGSVGGHIASFSSAATLYDVGFNHFFKGDEYGNGADMVFVQGHSSPGIYARSFLEGRLTEEQLENFRFEVNGKGLSSYPHPWLMPDYWQFPTVSMGLGPILAIYQARFMKYMQHRDIVKTEGRHVWAYLGDGEMDEPESLGAITLAGREKLDNLIYVVNCNLQRLDGPVRGNGKIIQELEALFRGAGWNVIKVLWGSGWDQLLARDTNGLLLKRMEEVVDGEYQNYKAKDGAYVRKHFFGKYPELLEMVSDMTDEDIWHLSRGGHDPRKIYAAYKRAVDHVGQPTVILAKTVKGYGMGEAGEGQNTTHQQKKLEIEQMKRFRDRFNIPLTDEEVDKVPFIKLKDDSPEKKYLLERRKELGGFLPKRNNSAPALKIPELKLFDAVLKSSGDRELSTTMAFVRVLTALIRDKQIGKNIVPIVPDEARTFGMEGLFRSVGIYSSSGQRYEPEDSGKVMWYREDTKGQILEEGINEAGSMAEWVSAATAYSNYNVNMVPFYIYYSMFGYQRVGDLWWLAGDIQAKGFLIGGTAGRTTLNGEGLQHQDGHNLLMANAIPNCISYDPTYAYEMAVIVHDGMKRMYEKQENVFYYITAMNENYKHPDMPEGVEEGIIKGLYKLKTGGKHKLKAQLMGSGTILREVEAAAELLEKDWKVSADVWSATSMNELVRDGQEVERHNRLNPTAPKKRSYISECLDDAAGVVVAATDYVRLYAEQIRPWVKASYTVLGTDGFGRSDTREALRSFFEVDRYHVVVATLHALADEGQIKYDVVADAIKKYEINADAINPVKA